The sequence GGGGATCAACGCCGTTCACGAACCCGTCGCGGAGGCAGAACTCTACCGCGACGTGCTCCTCGAGGGTGACTACGACGTCGTGGTTTTCCGACATCCGGGGTTCGGCGAAGTCGACGCGCTCCGTGGGTTGCTCCACTCCGATTTCGTGACCGAGCGCGGCTGGCAGAACCCCTTTCACTTCTCTGACGTCACGGTCGACGAGCTACTCGAGGCGCAACTGCAGGAGGACACGCGAGAGTCGGCGCTTACGGAACTCTTCGAGTACCTGAACGAGACGATTCCGTACACGACCGTCGCCTTCCCACACCAGGTCGGTGGTGCACGGACCGACGTCGACGCCCCAGTTTCGCCACGCCGGGCGACCGAGTTCCTCGAACTCGTCGCCACCGAACCCGTCGACGGCTCACGCAGCGAGCCACTCGTCGTTGGCGTCTACGGTGACGGCCTGACCGAGCGGCTCAACCCGATCGTCGTCGACCGCAACCGGATCGAGGGATTACTCGATCTGGTGTACGATCCGCTGGTTCGGCAGGTCCCAGCCGAGGACGGGTCGGACCCGAACGACCCCGAGTACGAACTCTGGCTCGCCGACGAGATTTCCTGGGAGACCGACGGGCGACAGCGAGCCCGCGTTCGACTCCGTGAGGGGCTGACGTGGCACGACGGGGAACGCCTCGACGCGAACGACGTCGAGTTTACGTGGCGATTCCTCGACGATACTTCCCTCGGTGACGTCGAGGGGGGCGTCCCGGCGCCGCGGTATCGAACCAGACAGACGCTCGTCGATTCGATGGACGTGATCGGACCGCGCACGCTCGAGATCGACTTTTCGACGACGGTCAGATCGGCGGCTACTAGCGCTCTCACGTGCCCGATTCTGCCGGAGCACGTCTGGGACCCACGGTCGACGGTGATCGCCGAACACCAGACCGAGGCGCTCGTCGACGACAACGAAGATCCGGTCGGGTCCGGGATGTACGTCCTCACGGAGGTGACCGAAGACGAGATCGAACTCGAGCCGTTCGACGATCACGTCCTCAGAACCGGGTCCGCCGCTCGGCCAGCCGTGCTCGATGGCTTTCCCCAGTACGCCGGCATTCGGTTTCAGATCTATCCGAACGCCGCGTCGATGATCGAGGGCCTCGTCGAGGGTGACGTCGACGTCACGGCGGGAGCGGTACCGCCGAGCGCACTCGAGACGGTGATCGGCGAGCCCGGCGTCGAGGTCGTCGGTAACCGGACGGCGTCGTTCTACGTGATCGGGTACAACCATCACCACCCGCAACTCGGCAATCCGCGATTTCGCCGCATCTTTTCGCGACTGGTCGACAGACAACACGTCGTCTCCGAACTGCTGTCGGGATACGCCGATCCACCGACCGCGATCGAGTCCCTCGTTGGGATCCCACCGCGAGTCGGCGACGAGGCAGGTGAATCTCCGATTGCGGAGTTTCCCGGGTCGGACGGTGAGATACGATCCGAACGGGTGCGGGCGATGTTCGAAGAGATCGGCTACCGATACGAGAACGACTCGCTGCTCGAGTGAACCTCGTGACCGCCGCTCCGGCGATCTGGAACCGACGAGTCAGGTGATCGACGATCACCCGTCGGCCGACGAACCCAGAGTACATCAGTCGCGACAACCGGGTACACGACGCTCCCGGGGTTCGTGTGCGCACGGAGACGTGGTCCGGGGTACCGATCCCTATTAGTAAATCCTCTCCCCTAGCCTCTACGTACGGAATGTCCCTGCTGACCGTCGTGGTCGAACTCGCGGTCGTGGTCGCGGCGATGCTCGTTACCGCCGGGCTCGTCATCATCGGCCCCCGCCGACTGGCCGAAGCGAGTCGCGACCCACGGTGGCGGTTCGAGCGATGTGCCCCGCCGCTTATGATCCTCGCGGTCGTCCTCCTGATCCGCTGGTCGACCGTCGACGTGACGACGCGACTCGAGTGGCGGGTTATCGGGCAGAACATCACGCCGTACCTGTTCGGGATCGAAGACGCGATCTTCCCGGCGAACCCGGTGAGTGTCCTCCAGTCGTTTTCGTCGCCGGAGGTGACGACGTTCTTCGTCTTCGTCTACATCTACGGCTACGCGTTCTTGCTGTTGTTCCCGTTTCTCGCGTACTTTGCACTCGAGGAGATGGACGACCTCTCGACGTTGATCCTCGCGTTCACGGCGAACTACGCCATCGGGCTGTGTTGTTACATCCTCTTTATCGCATACGGGCCCCGAAATTTCGATCCGATACTCTTCGAGGGGTTGCTCTACGACGCGTTCCCGCAGTCGCGCCTGCTGACCAACCAGGTGAACCAGCCGACGAACGTCTTCCCGTCGTTACACACCTCACTGTCGATGACGGTCCTGTTCCTTGCGTGGCACTCCCGACAGAAGTATCCGGTCTGGCTTCCCGTCTCCGGCGTCCTCGCGATCAGCGTCGTCCTCTCGACGATGTACCTCGGAATCCACTGGTTCTCGGACGTCGTCGCGGGAACCGCCCTCGCGCTGGTGAGCGTCTATATCGGTCGCCACTATACCTTCAAGCGGATCCTCGGCGGTGCTCGCACGTACGTCGACGCCATCCGGGACGCCAGACGACGACCCGACAGCGAGTGAGAAAGCTGTCCCACACGTCGTTTGGCCGGACCCTTTTGTAAGCGGTCGGTCTGGTCACGTACATGACCGTCTTCTGGCATCGTCGTGATCTCCGACTCGATGACAACCGCGGCCTCGAGCGGGCACTCGAGCGGTCCGAAGACCCCATCGTTCCGCTTTTCGTACTCGATCCGACCGTCCTCGAGCACGCGAGCCCGGTCCGCGTGGCGTGTCTGCTCGAGGCGGTGGGTGCACTTCGAGAGCGGTATCGGGACCTCGGGAGCGACCTGGTGATTCGCCGCGGCAAGGCGAGCGCGGTCGTCCCGGGTGTCGCCGCCGACGTGGGTTCCGAGCGGGTCGTCTGGAACCGCGACTACAGCGGCCTCGCAGCCGACCGGGACCGGGCCGTCGTGGCGGCGCTCGAGGACGACGACGTCACCTGGGAGTCGGTCCACGACGCGATCTGTCACGAACCGGGATCGATCA is a genomic window of Natrarchaeobaculum aegyptiacum containing:
- a CDS encoding phosphatase PAP2 family protein, which codes for MSLLTVVVELAVVVAAMLVTAGLVIIGPRRLAEASRDPRWRFERCAPPLMILAVVLLIRWSTVDVTTRLEWRVIGQNITPYLFGIEDAIFPANPVSVLQSFSSPEVTTFFVFVYIYGYAFLLLFPFLAYFALEEMDDLSTLILAFTANYAIGLCCYILFIAYGPRNFDPILFEGLLYDAFPQSRLLTNQVNQPTNVFPSLHTSLSMTVLFLAWHSRQKYPVWLPVSGVLAISVVLSTMYLGIHWFSDVVAGTALALVSVYIGRHYTFKRILGGARTYVDAIRDARRRPDSE
- a CDS encoding ABC transporter substrate-binding protein, yielding MEEGRSTPSRRGFLGGAFAIGVGGLAGCTERLWSRAEDTGPQQVQVTIKTLPADDDAIAAKILSQLRSNCQEAGINAVHEPVAEAELYRDVLLEGDYDVVVFRHPGFGEVDALRGLLHSDFVTERGWQNPFHFSDVTVDELLEAQLQEDTRESALTELFEYLNETIPYTTVAFPHQVGGARTDVDAPVSPRRATEFLELVATEPVDGSRSEPLVVGVYGDGLTERLNPIVVDRNRIEGLLDLVYDPLVRQVPAEDGSDPNDPEYELWLADEISWETDGRQRARVRLREGLTWHDGERLDANDVEFTWRFLDDTSLGDVEGGVPAPRYRTRQTLVDSMDVIGPRTLEIDFSTTVRSAATSALTCPILPEHVWDPRSTVIAEHQTEALVDDNEDPVGSGMYVLTEVTEDEIELEPFDDHVLRTGSAARPAVLDGFPQYAGIRFQIYPNAASMIEGLVEGDVDVTAGAVPPSALETVIGEPGVEVVGNRTASFYVIGYNHHHPQLGNPRFRRIFSRLVDRQHVVSELLSGYADPPTAIESLVGIPPRVGDEAGESPIAEFPGSDGEIRSERVRAMFEEIGYRYENDSLLE